The DNA window AGACCGCACTCGGCGAAGAAAAGTATTCGAAGCAGACCGGTGGCCGCGGCCAGTACGGCCACTGCAAGCTCCGCATCGAGCCTCTCGATACGGGTGGTGGTTATGAGTTCGTGAGCGAAGTCACGGGCGGTTCGATTCCGAAGGAATACATCCCGGCCATCCAAAAGGGTGTTGCCGAGCGCCTCGAGATGGGAATCATCGCGGGCTTCCCGATGTCCGACATCAAGGTCATTGTCTACGAAGGCAGCTACCACGAAGTCGATTCCAGTGAAATGGCGTTCAAGATTGCGGGTTCTCTCGCACTGCAGGACGCCGTCAAGAAGGCAAGGCCGGTTCTGATGGAACCGGTGATGAAGGTGGAAGTAGTGGTGCCGGATGAGTACATGGGCCCGGTGAATGGCGACTTGATCAGCCGCCGGGGTCAGCTCCAGGGTACCGAGCGGCAAGGTTCGACAACGATCATCAATGCGATGGTTCCGCTGTCGGAAATGTTTGGCTACGCGACCGACCTCCGGTCGAAAACTCAAGGCCGCGGCGCGTTTACGATGCACTTCGGCAAGTACGAAGATCTGCCGAAGAACTTGGCGGACGAGATCATCGCAAAGACCAAGGGCACGGGCCGTTAGAAGAGAACGAGGAGCTTAAAAGTATCATGGCGAAAGAGAAATTTGACCGTAGCAAGCCGCACGTCAACATTGGCACGATTGGGCACATCGACCACGGCAAGACGACGTTAACGGCAGCGATCACGAAGGTGTTGTCCAGGCACAACCCGAAGAACACATTCCGGAGCTTCGACTCGATCGACAACGCGCCGGAAGAAAAGGCTCGTGGTATCACAATTGCCGCTTCGCACGTGGAGTATGAGACGCCGAATCGTCACTACGCTCACGTGGACTGCCCCGGCCACGCCGACTACATCAAGAACATGATCACCGGTGCGGCGCAGATGGACGGAGCGATCCTCGTCGTTGCCGCCACCGACGGCCCGATGCCCCAGACCCGCGAGCACATCCTGCTGGCCCGTCAGGTGGGTGTGCCCTACATCGTCGTTGCTCTGAACAAGACCGACATGGTGGAAGACGCCGAGCTGCTCGAGCTGGTGGAGATGGAAGTGCGTGAGTTGCTCTCGAGCTACCAGTTCCCTGGCGACGATCTGCCGGTGGTGCGTGTGTCCGCTTTGGGGGCGCTGAATGGCGAGCCGCAGTGGGAAGCAAAAATTGACGACCTGATGGCGCAGGTGGATGCGTATGTTCCGATTCCGGAGCGCGCCATCGACAAGCCGTTCATCATGCCGATCGAAGACATTTTCTCGATCCAGGGCCGTGGCACGGTAGTGACTGGCCGTATCGAAAAGGGCATCGTCAAGGTGGGTGAGGAATGCGAAATCGTCGGCTTTACGGCGACGCGCAAGACCACGGTGACGGGTGTGGAAATGTTCAAGAAGTTGCTGGACGAAGGTCGCGCGGGCGACAACGTCGGGCTCTTGTTGCGCGGCATTGAAAAGAACGACGTG is part of the Bryobacter aggregatus MPL3 genome and encodes:
- the tuf gene encoding elongation factor Tu — its product is MAKEKFDRSKPHVNIGTIGHIDHGKTTLTAAITKVLSRHNPKNTFRSFDSIDNAPEEKARGITIAASHVEYETPNRHYAHVDCPGHADYIKNMITGAAQMDGAILVVAATDGPMPQTREHILLARQVGVPYIVVALNKTDMVEDAELLELVEMEVRELLSSYQFPGDDLPVVRVSALGALNGEPQWEAKIDDLMAQVDAYVPIPERAIDKPFIMPIEDIFSIQGRGTVVTGRIEKGIVKVGEECEIVGFTATRKTTVTGVEMFKKLLDEGRAGDNVGLLLRGIEKNDVERGQVIAKPGSIKGYKKFKGEVYVLSKEEGGRHTPFFNGYRPQFYFRTTDVTGVAHLPEGTEMVMPGDNVQMTIDLITPVAMDKGLRFAIREGGRTVGAGTVSEIIE